GAATATTCCCTTTTCAACAATTGCTTATATTACACATCCAATACGACACCTCAATTAATCATTCCTGAtctaaatttgcaaactaaaATCATTCATACTTTTCACGAAAGTCAACTTATTGGATCCCATTTTGGAATTAGAAAAACGTATAAATCAATctcagcaaaatatttttggcCACAAATGTGGAACTCAATCACCAATTTTGTACGTAGTTGTCCAATCTGCCAGAAAATCAAAACCCCTTCAGGTCACATTATACGTGAAGAATTAGGAACCTTCCCAATTCCTTTACGACCTTTCGAACGTATCCACACGGATATCATTGGACCCCTTCCTCAATGTATTAATGGAAACAGATTTATTTCTATAACAGTCTGTGCATTTAGCAAACTAACAATCTGTACTCCAATTCCTAACCAAACAACAGATATTGTGGTAAAAGCACTAATCAACGATGTCATAGCCAAGCATGGAATTCCTAACGAAATAGTATCTGACCGTGGTTCTAATTATACAAGCGAAGTATTTTCACAGATTAACAAGATCTTAGGAATATCTAACAAGTTAACAACAAGTTACAACCACAAAGCAAATGGGCAAGTCGAAAGAATGGTAAAAGTAATCACAGATTCTGTCACCGCATATTGTTCAGATGCTAAAGATCTGTGGTCAGACTTTCTCCAACCTATCGTCTTTGCTTATAACACCACCATAAACGGCACTACAGGATACAGCCCATTTTTCGTTGCATATGGAAGACATCCAATCACTTGGAGTGATATCGTCCATCAATTGCCAACCACCATATCTTACGCCACCGATAGTTTTGCAGACCAATTCAGCACTGCCCTGCAAACCACAATCATCGAAGTCGGAGACCAAATTGCCAAACAAACAGCAAAGTATAAATCAGGTCACGACTTTCGcaacaaagttttctttaaGGACGTTTCCATTGGAGATCTTGTCCTATTACG
This is a stretch of genomic DNA from Necator americanus strain Aroian chromosome II, whole genome shotgun sequence. It encodes these proteins:
- a CDS encoding hypothetical protein (NECATOR_CHRII.G6549.T1), with protein sequence MWNSITNFVRSCPICQKIKTPSGHIIREELGTFPIPLRPFERIHTDIIGPLPQCINGNRFISITVCAFSKLTICTPIPNQTTDIVVKALINDVIAKHGIPNEIVSDRGSNYTSEVFSQINKILGISNKLTTSYNHKANGQVERMVKVITDSVTAYCSDAKDLWSDFLQPIVFAYNTTINGTTGYSPFFVAYGRHPITWSDIVHQLPTTISYATDSFADQFSTALQTTIIEVGDQIAKQTAKYKSGHDFRNKVFFKDVSIGDLVLLRDDTVRPKFTHEWKGPFKVEQISRPNVTIVNLIGRQERQLIHINRLKIYFPRSSSANVSTSKQILHSSTNIQKETSDDSEHNLRRSHRLHLKRKPFSTHPFQQEN